From the Kallotenue papyrolyticum genome, the window CGGAGCGCAGTCTGGCCCAGGTGCAGCGGGCGCTGGCCTCCTACGAGCGGGTGGTGGCCAACTCACGCTTCACCCAGCACTGGATTCGGCGTCGCTGGGCGCGCGACAGCACGCTGCTCTATCCGGCGGTGGACGTTGCGACTTGGACCCCGCTGCCCAAACAACCGCTGATCCTGGCGGTGGGGCGCTTCTTCGCCGACGCGCACAACAAAAAACATCTGGAGCTGATCGCCGCCTTTCGCGCCATGTGCGACGCCGGCCTGCGCGACTGGGAGTTGCATCTGGCCGGCGGGTGCGATCTGGAACAGCCCGCCGAGCGCGCCTATCTGGAGGCCGTGCGCGCCGCAGCGCAGGGCTATCCGATCCAGGTACATGTCAACCTGCCGCGCGCCGAGTTGCGCCGACTGTATGGCGTGGCCAGCATCTTCTGGCATGCTGCCGGCTATGGCGTGGACGAAGAACGCGAGCCGGAACGCTGCGAGCACTTCGGCATCACCACGCTCGAGGCCATGGCCGCGGGCTGCGTGCCGGTGGTGATCGCCCGTGGTGGCCTGCGCGAAAGCGTGGTGCACGGCGCGAGCGGACTGTTGTGGGAGACGCTGGACGAGTTGCAGGCGCAGACGCGCCGCCTGATCGCCGATGAGCCGCTGCGCCGCCGCCTAGCGCAGGGCGCGCGCCAGCGCAGTCAGGCTTTCAGTCTGGAGCGCTTCGCCGCACACGTGCGCGCGTTGCTGACGTGAGTGTCGCCGGGCTCACGGCCGCGCGTCGCGGGCGGTGGCCGACGCTGCCTGCCGATCGGCAGACGCGGCGCGCAGGAGTTTGGCCAGCAGCACGCTTTGGCACAGCAGCGCCGCATCACCGGCGCGGCGCTGGCGTTCCAGGGCGCGTGCCAGCTCGACTACCGCCGCGTTGAAATCGTTCTGTTGCTGAATCAGCGGGCGCAGGTAGGTTTCGGTCGCCAGCCGCGTCAGCCAGGTGCGCAGACGAGCCACCAGCGGCCAGCGCGAGCGGAAGGGCTGCGGCACGAGCGTCTGCTTGATCGCCACTTGGCGCACGGTCCATTCCAGCTCGCCTGCGACGTCGGTGGCGGGCGGTGGCTGCACCTCCCCGTCTGCTGTACCCAGCAGAAAGTGCTGCTGCCAGAAGCGGTAGGCATCCAGTAGCCCGGCCAGCTCCTGATCGTCGGCCACGCCGCGCAGATACGCCAGCTCGGCAGGGAGCCAGGTGGCGAGCAGCCAAGCGTCGCTGCGGTGTTTGAAGAGCAGCCGCAGCCGGTTGCGATGGTACCAGGCGTGGTAGGCCAGCGTCTCGCGCCCGACGACCACCGCCTCGTGGTGGATCGCCCTGGCGCGCGGCTCGTACAGCACGCGCAGGCCATGCGCGTGGGCGCGCAGGCATAGATCGACATCCTCGTAGTAGGCCGGCCAGAAGCTCTCGTCGAGGCCGCCCAGCCGCTGCCAGGTCGCGCGCCGCAGCGCCAGCGCCGCGCCGGTGACAAAGACCACCTCGCGCGCGATCTCGTGCTCCGGCGCGGGCTGGCCATAGCCGTGGTGCTGCGCCAGCAGCAGCGCTGCTTTGAGCCAGCCGCCGGCGTGTTGGACGCGTCCGTCGGGATAGCGCAGGTGCGCGCCTACAATGCCAACGTGGGGATCGGCCAGTGGCGCGACCAGTGCTTCCAGAAAATTCGGTGCGGGCTCCAGGTCGGGATTGACCAGCGCGATCACCTCGGCGCTGCTGCGGGTCGCGCCCAGGTTGCAGCCGCCGGCGAAGCCCAGATTACGGCCCGGCTGCAGCACCTGCACCTCCGCAAACGAGCGCGCCACCTCAGCGCTGGTGCCATCGCCGTTGTCAACCACAACGATCTGGCGCAACGCAGCGGGATAGTGCAGCCGCTGCAGGGCGGCCAGCGTCGCGGGCAGGTGCGCGGCATGGCCATAGGCTACGACGATCAGCGCCACACTGGGCAAGGCCGTGCTCATATAACTTGTAACACCACCACCGTCACATCGTCGTGGCGTTCGCGATCGCCCTGCCAGGCCGCTACGGCCTCCAGCAGGCGTGCAACGATCTCGTCCGCCGCGTGGCCACCCCAGCGGGCAAATGTCTGCGCCAACCGCTCGAAGCCGAACAGTTCGCCCTGCGGCGAGAAGGCTTCCACCAGTCCATCGGTGTAGAACAGCACGCTATCGCCGCGCTGCAGCTTTACACGCGTGGTGCGGTAGCGCACATCGGGGACGATGCCCAGCGGCAGCTCGCCGGGCGCGTCCACGAAGCTGACGCTGCCGTCCGCATGGCGCAGCAGCGGTGTGAGCTGCCCGCCCAGCGCCAGATCGATCGCGCGGCTGCGGGCGTCATAGACGGCGTAGCACAGCGCCACGTAGGTGTCGGGTGGGACGTCCTGCGCCACCAGCATGTTGGTTTGGCACATCACATCTTCGGGCAGGGCGTGGTCCAGCGCTTCGGAGCGCACGATCGAGCGCGCCACGGCCATCAGCATCGCCGCCGGCAGACTCTTGCCCGACACATCGCCGATGCTCAGGCCGAAGCGGTTGTCGTCCAAGGGCAGCACATCGAAGAAGTCGCCGCCCGTCTCGCGCGCCGGCACGCAACGCGCCGCCAGGCGCGCCCCTGGAATCTCCGGCAAGCGCGTCGGGAACAGGTTGGCCTGGATCGCACGCGCGATCTCCATCTCCTGTTCGATGCGCGTCACCGACAGGTGGTACAGGCGCGCGTTTTCCAGCGCATTGGCCACCTGCGCCGCGATGGTGCGGCACAGGTCGAGCGCCTCGGGAGCCAAGGGCTGGTGCGGCACGCGCCAGTTGAGCCCGATCGCGCCGACCGCTCGTCCGCGCGAGATCAGCGGCACGATCAGCATTGAGCGAAAACCGAAGCGCGCCATCAGCTGGCGGATCGGACGCGTGCGCGGATCGTTGTCTACGTCGCCGATGTAGATCGGCTGGCCCAGATACTGCAGGTCGTTCTGGAAATCTTCGACGTTGGGAAAGGCCACGCGCAGATGGAGCGCGCCCAACGCCGGATACTCGGCCACCACCTCGCCCTGCCAGCCCTCGCCGTCGTAGAGCACGATGCCGCAGTGATCGACCTCGAAGAGCTGTGCCAGTTGTTCGCTGGCAATGCCCAACACCGTCTGCGGATCGAGCGATGAGTTGACCAGCCGCGAGATGCTGTGTACCAGGGCGAGGTTTTCGGCGCGCTGCTCGGCGATGGCGGCGCTGACGCGCGCGGCCTGGAACAGTTGCGCGTTTTCGACGTCGAGCGCCAGTTGGTGGGCCACCGCGCTCACGAATTGCAGATCGCGCTGGTCAAAGGCGTCCTGCTGGCGACTAGCGATCGCCAGTGCACCGATGAGCGCGCCGTTCCGTCCTTGGAGTGGCACGCCCAGCCAGGTGCGCGCCTCGCGCTCCCAGTCGGCCTGCGGTGGCAGCGCCTGATGCAAGGCATCGGCACTGCCGATTAGCAGCGGACGCTCCTCGCTCAGCAGGCGCGCCAGGCGGCTGTGTGGATCGATCGCGGTGGCCTGCAGTGGCTGCGCTGCGCCGTCGGCGGTGCACATGATGCCGTTGATCAGACGCTGGCGCTGCGCATCGCAGGTGGCCAGCAGTAGCCCATCGCAGGCCAGCAGGGGTTGCAACCTGACCGCGACGCGCTCCAGGATGGCGCAGGGATCGAGCGTGGCCGAGCTGGCGGCAGCAATGGTCGCCAGGGCTTCGAGCCGCGCAATCTGGCGCGCCTGTTGCTCCAGCAGCCGTGCGTTGTCGATGCCGACCGCGATCTGATAGCTGGCTGCTTCTAGCAGCGTGCGTTCGTGTTCGCTCAGCTCGCGCGCCGGCCCATGCAACAACATGACGCCCACCACGCGGCCCAGCACGCGCAGCGGCACTGTCACCAGCAGGCGCTCGCGCGCATGCTCGTCACGCGGCGCGCTGGTCACCAGCGCGCGGCCCAAGCGCGCGTCGTCAAGGCTCAGTTCCGCCGGCATCAGGGCGTCGTCCGGATCGCGCTGTGCTTCACGCCGCAGGCGCGCCGGAGCGGTGTAGAGGTAGATCGCGCCGCCATCCAGCCCCAGCAGCCAGAGCACCCGCTCCAGCACCGTATCGAGCAGCGTTGCCAGGGGTAGACCCTGGCTGAAGCTCGTGGCGATCGCGGTCATGACCGCCAACTCTTCGCTGCGCGCCGTGACGCGTTCGGCCAGCGAACGGCTGAGTTGCTCCTGCGCTTCATACAGCAGCGCGTTTTCGATCGCTAGGGCGGCCAGATCGGCCAGCGCACGCAGCAGTTCGAGATCGCTGTCGTCGAAGACCGCGGGGGTATAGCTCTGGATCGAGAGCACGCCGATGGCCTCGCGGCCGGCCAGAATGGGCACGCCCAGCCAGGCGCGCGAGCGTTTGGCAAGGTTGCCGAAGGCTTCGGGCTGGGGCGCCGGCGGTGGCTGACGTTCGGCATGGAGATCGCGAAAGAGCAGCGGCCGGCGCTGCTGCATGATGTAGCCTGTCAGGCCGCCAACGCGCCGATCCGGCAGGTCATAGCGTACGCCCTCATCGACAAACAGCACAAAGCGGTAGGCGCTGGTGTCGGCGCGGTCGCACAACGCTACATAAAACACGTCGATGGGCAGCACCTGGCGCACGCGTTCGTAGATCGCTTCGAAGACCTGTTGTGGATCGGCGCCACCGCGACACGCCAGCGCGACGTCGCGCAGCAGCGCGGTATGTTGTCGCTGCCGTTCCAGCTCGGCCTGTAGGTGTTCGATTTCGCGCTCCAGTTCGATCACAATAGCCTTGTCGCCTGATGAGTGGTTCTGGCCCATGGCGCTGTGCGTCCGGACCGGCGGAGGACAGCCACCGGTCCTGCTGCAAGTATAGCACGGATGCTCTTGTCAACACGCGGTGCGCAGCTTGCTAGAGCATGATAGACAACTGACACAGGAGGCGACCGATGGCACGCTTGACCAATATCGATGCCCTGCGGAGTCAGAACCTGGGCGAGCTGATTCGCCGCGTGCACCAGGACAAGGAAGACATCGTGATCGAAGACCAGACCATGCCGGTCGCAGCGCTGATCGACATCAACAAGTATCAGTTGCTCACCGAGGTGCTGGATCGCGCCGAGGGAGAGCGCAATGTGACGACTGGGGCGCAGGCGCATAGCCCTGCCGAGCCGCTGGTACGCGGCTCCAACGTCACGATTCGCGAGCTGATCGAGTATCACCTGCGCGGTGACAGCATCGAGGAACTCAGCCGCCGGTTTGGTCAGCTCAACCGCGCGCAGCTCTATGGCGCGCTGGCCTACTACTATGAGCATCCAGAGGAGATCGATGCGCTGATCGCGGCGCGACGCGCGGAGCGCTCCGCGGCCGAACCCGGCGCCAGCTTGCGCAAACAGCCCTCCGCCGAGCGTGAAGATGCCCAGCCCTGAGCAGCGCGACTTGTTGAAAACGCGCTCTTCCTTGATAATGAGACCGATCGTAGGTGGATCGTAGGTGGAGGATGTGGATCGGATCGAGGAGGTGGGCATGAACGAGCCACTTGAACGAATCAAGCACTGGCTGCAGCACTGGGATGGCGATCTAATGGGCAGTCAGGGCGCGTTGCTGGGGCTCGACATCGGCAGCTATGGCCTGCGCGTGGTATTGGCCGATGTGCAGGGCCATCAGGTGCTGTCCGAAAGTCGCCCTCTGCCGCAGGATGGTCCCGAGCGGGTGGTGGCCGAGGCACTTGATCTGATCCGCAGCGTGCTCCACCAGGCCGGCATGCAGCCGCAGCATCTGGTGCGCATCGGCATTGGCTTTGGCGGGCCGGTGGATAAACATGCCGGTACGACGCGGCTGTCGCATCGTGCCGCCGGCTGGGAGCACTTTCCGCTCGCGGCGCGCTTTGAGGAGGCCTTGGATACGCCGGCGCTGCTCGATAACGACGCTAACCTGATCGCACTGGCCGAAGCCACCTTTGGCGTAGGGCATAACGTGCAGAACCTGTTCTATCTACATCTCAGCTCGGGCGTAGGTGGCGGCATGGTGCTGGATGGGCGGCTCTACAGCGGCGCGACTTCGACCGCCGGCGAGATCGGCCATGCTATTGTGCGCTACGATGGGCCACCCTGCTCCTGCGGTGCGCGTGGTCATCTCGAGTCCTACCTCTCGGTCGGCGGCCTGCTGCGGCGGGCTAACGAGCTGGGCCTGCGCACCGACAATCTGGATGATCTGTTCGGCGAGTCGGCGATTGGCCGCCAGGTGCTGGCGGAAGCGACCGAGCTGCTGGGCATGATGCTGGCCAACATCGTCACCGTGCTCGATCCCGAGATGATCGTGCTGGGCGGAGTGGTCACACGGCGCGGCGGCGAGTCCTTCCTGGCCACCATCCAGCAACGCCTCACGGAGTCGTTGCCGCCGACCATGCGCCGCGATGTGCCGGTGCTGGCCTCGACCTTTGGCTTCGACAGCGTCGCGGTTGGCGCGCTCGCCCTGGCCGCACAGAGCCTGCGTGACTGAGCGGGCGCGCCAGCGCCGGTCACTGCCCTGGCGCGCCCCCACCATCTACGAGCGGATGCGGATCCGGCGCCTGAGCGCGACGCGCCGCTTCAGATCAGGGCGCGGGGATTGCGCCGGCCGCGCGCGGCTGCGATCGCCTGACGTTGCTGTTCGTACCCCTTGCGTCCCAACAGAGCATACGTGGCGATCTTGCCCGCTTCTACGCCTGGCTGGTCAAAGGCATCAATGTTCCACAGCTCGCCGGCGATGGCGGTCTGCACCTCCAGCAGGTACAGCAACTGCCCCACAGTGAAGGCGTTGATCTCGGGCAGCACGTGCGTCATGTTGGGCCGTCCCGCCTCGGTCAGCGCCACGGCGGTGCCCTCCTGCTCGGCGTTGATCAGCCGCGCAAAGGACTGGCCGTTGAGGTAGGCAAACGCGTCGATATCGGCGTAGCCCTCCGGCAACGCTCCCTCGGTGCTGAAGCGCTCAACGCGGATGAAGTTGATCAGCTTGTTGAACGGCCCTTCGACGTACAACTGCACCTGTGAATGCTGGTCGGTCGCGCCCAGGGCTTTGACCGGCGTCGGCCCGACATGCACCTCGTTGCCGGCGCGATCCACGCGTTTGCCCAGACTCTCGGCCCACAGTTGGGCGAACCAGTCGGCCACATCCTTGAGGCGCTGGGCGTAGGGCATCATCACCACGATGTCGATGCCCTTGCCGTAGAGCAGGTAGTTCACCAGCGCGCCCATGGCCGCCGGATTGCGCCACGGATCGCTTGTGCGAGTGAGCTCATCGGCATAGGCGGCACCCGCCAGCAGCTGGCGAATGTCGATGCCCACCACTGCGCTGCTGAGCAGGCCCACCGGCGATAGGGCCGAGAAGCGTCCGCCCACGCCTTCGGGCACCGGTAGCGATGGGAAGCCCTCGCGCTTGATCAGCTCACGCAGCGGGCCCTGGTGCGGATCGGTGGTCAGCACAAAATGGTCGCGGTAGCGCTCCTCGCCTACTGCCTTGATCACCTGATCGCGGAAGAACAGAAACTGACTCAGTGTTTCACCGGTCGAGCCCGACTTGGTGATCACGTTGAAGACGGTTCGCGCCGGCTCGATCAGCTCCAGCACGCCGACGTTGTATTCGGGGTCACTGTTGTCGAGCACGAACAGGCGCGGCGTGGTGCGTCCCGGACGCAGGTTGTAGAACGGACCGTTGAGCGCGGTGTTGAGCGCGATATTGCCCAGCGCCGAGCCGCCAATGCCTAGGACCACGAAGGTGTCGTAGCGCTGGCGGAGATGCTCGGCCAGGGCTTCGACTGGGGTTGGATCGGCGTAAGGCAGCTCCATCCAGCGCAGATCGCCGTTGCGGCGGCGCTGCTGGACGGCTTCGACCGCGGCCCGCGCCCGGTCGGCGGCGGCGTCGATCTCCGCCTCGGTTAGCCCATGCTCGGCACCAACCTGCAGGATGTTGTTGATATCCAGCCGAATGCGCTGTGCGTCATGCTGCATAGGTACTCCTCCTGAGATGCCGCCTGATAGTACATCCAAACGCCGCTGCCGGCAACGTGCGGCTATGCGCGCGGCCATTCGGCATCGCCGTAAAAATCGGCG encodes:
- a CDS encoding glycosyltransferase family 2 protein, with the protein product MSTALPSVALIVVAYGHAAHLPATLAALQRLHYPAALRQIVVVDNGDGTSAEVARSFAEVQVLQPGRNLGFAGGCNLGATRSSAEVIALVNPDLEPAPNFLEALVAPLADPHVGIVGAHLRYPDGRVQHAGGWLKAALLLAQHHGYGQPAPEHEIAREVVFVTGAALALRRATWQRLGGLDESFWPAYYEDVDLCLRAHAHGLRVLYEPRARAIHHEAVVVGRETLAYHAWYHRNRLRLLFKHRSDAWLLATWLPAELAYLRGVADDQELAGLLDAYRFWQQHFLLGTADGEVQPPPATDVAGELEWTVRQVAIKQTLVPQPFRSRWPLVARLRTWLTRLATETYLRPLIQQQNDFNAAVVELARALERQRRAGDAALLCQSVLLAKLLRAASADRQAASATARDARP
- a CDS encoding GAF domain-containing protein, whose amino-acid sequence is MGQNHSSGDKAIVIELEREIEHLQAELERQRQHTALLRDVALACRGGADPQQVFEAIYERVRQVLPIDVFYVALCDRADTSAYRFVLFVDEGVRYDLPDRRVGGLTGYIMQQRRPLLFRDLHAERQPPPAPQPEAFGNLAKRSRAWLGVPILAGREAIGVLSIQSYTPAVFDDSDLELLRALADLAALAIENALLYEAQEQLSRSLAERVTARSEELAVMTAIATSFSQGLPLATLLDTVLERVLWLLGLDGGAIYLYTAPARLRREAQRDPDDALMPAELSLDDARLGRALVTSAPRDEHARERLLVTVPLRVLGRVVGVMLLHGPARELSEHERTLLEAASYQIAVGIDNARLLEQQARQIARLEALATIAAASSATLDPCAILERVAVRLQPLLACDGLLLATCDAQRQRLINGIMCTADGAAQPLQATAIDPHSRLARLLSEERPLLIGSADALHQALPPQADWEREARTWLGVPLQGRNGALIGALAIASRQQDAFDQRDLQFVSAVAHQLALDVENAQLFQAARVSAAIAEQRAENLALVHSISRLVNSSLDPQTVLGIASEQLAQLFEVDHCGIVLYDGEGWQGEVVAEYPALGALHLRVAFPNVEDFQNDLQYLGQPIYIGDVDNDPRTRPIRQLMARFGFRSMLIVPLISRGRAVGAIGLNWRVPHQPLAPEALDLCRTIAAQVANALENARLYHLSVTRIEQEMEIARAIQANLFPTRLPEIPGARLAARCVPARETGGDFFDVLPLDDNRFGLSIGDVSGKSLPAAMLMAVARSIVRSEALDHALPEDVMCQTNMLVAQDVPPDTYVALCYAVYDARSRAIDLALGGQLTPLLRHADGSVSFVDAPGELPLGIVPDVRYRTTRVKLQRGDSVLFYTDGLVEAFSPQGELFGFERLAQTFARWGGHAADEIVARLLEAVAAWQGDRERHDDVTVVVLQVI
- a CDS encoding DUF433 domain-containing protein; this encodes MARLTNIDALRSQNLGELIRRVHQDKEDIVIEDQTMPVAALIDINKYQLLTEVLDRAEGERNVTTGAQAHSPAEPLVRGSNVTIRELIEYHLRGDSIEELSRRFGQLNRAQLYGALAYYYEHPEEIDALIAARRAERSAAEPGASLRKQPSAEREDAQP
- a CDS encoding ROK family protein, coding for MNEPLERIKHWLQHWDGDLMGSQGALLGLDIGSYGLRVVLADVQGHQVLSESRPLPQDGPERVVAEALDLIRSVLHQAGMQPQHLVRIGIGFGGPVDKHAGTTRLSHRAAGWEHFPLAARFEEALDTPALLDNDANLIALAEATFGVGHNVQNLFYLHLSSGVGGGMVLDGRLYSGATSTAGEIGHAIVRYDGPPCSCGARGHLESYLSVGGLLRRANELGLRTDNLDDLFGESAIGRQVLAEATELLGMMLANIVTVLDPEMIVLGGVVTRRGGESFLATIQQRLTESLPPTMRRDVPVLASTFGFDSVAVGALALAAQSLRD
- a CDS encoding glucose-6-phosphate isomerase, which codes for MQHDAQRIRLDINNILQVGAEHGLTEAEIDAAADRARAAVEAVQQRRRNGDLRWMELPYADPTPVEALAEHLRQRYDTFVVLGIGGSALGNIALNTALNGPFYNLRPGRTTPRLFVLDNSDPEYNVGVLELIEPARTVFNVITKSGSTGETLSQFLFFRDQVIKAVGEERYRDHFVLTTDPHQGPLRELIKREGFPSLPVPEGVGGRFSALSPVGLLSSAVVGIDIRQLLAGAAYADELTRTSDPWRNPAAMGALVNYLLYGKGIDIVVMMPYAQRLKDVADWFAQLWAESLGKRVDRAGNEVHVGPTPVKALGATDQHSQVQLYVEGPFNKLINFIRVERFSTEGALPEGYADIDAFAYLNGQSFARLINAEQEGTAVALTEAGRPNMTHVLPEINAFTVGQLLYLLEVQTAIAGELWNIDAFDQPGVEAGKIATYALLGRKGYEQQRQAIAAARGRRNPRALI